A single Notoacmeibacter ruber DNA region contains:
- the typA gene encoding translational GTPase TypA, producing MALRNIAIIAHVDHGKTTLVDELLKQSGAFRENQRVAERAMDSNELEQERGITILAKATSVEWKGTRINIVDTPGHADFGGEVERILSMVDGAVLLVDAAEGPMPQTKFVVGKALKVGLKPIVAINKIDRPDGRHDEVLDEIFDLFANLDANEEQLDFPVLYGSGRDGWMAAEPDGPKEDLSPLFDLVLKHVPEPTTEAGPFRMIGTILEANPFLGRIITGRIASGTLKPNQPVKVLHHDGKLLETGRISKILGFRGLERQPIDSAEAGDIVAIAGLSEGTVADTFCDPSVSEPLEAQPIDPPTVTMSFIVNDSPLAGTEGDKVTSRVIRDRLFKEAEGNVALKIEEAEDKDSFYVSGRGELQLAVLIETMRREGFELAVSRPRVVMHNDEAGNLMEPIEEVVIDVDEEYAGTVVQKMSERKGDMIELRPSGGGRQRLVFHAPTRGLIGYQSELLTDTRGTAIMNRLFHEYAPHRGPIGGRVQGVLISNDNGEAAAYALFNLEDRGPMVIEAGEKVYQGMIIGIHTRDNDLEVNVLKGKKLTNMRASGKDEAVKLTPPIRMTLERALSWIQDDELVEVTPKNIRLRKLYLDSHERKRFEKSAKAG from the coding sequence ATGGCCCTCCGCAATATCGCCATCATCGCTCACGTCGACCACGGCAAGACCACCCTCGTCGACGAACTGCTGAAGCAGTCCGGCGCCTTCCGCGAAAACCAGCGCGTCGCCGAACGCGCAATGGACAGCAACGAGCTCGAACAGGAGCGTGGCATCACCATTCTCGCCAAGGCGACGTCGGTGGAGTGGAAGGGCACGCGCATCAACATCGTCGATACGCCCGGCCACGCCGATTTCGGCGGCGAGGTGGAGCGCATCCTCTCCATGGTCGATGGCGCGGTGCTGCTGGTCGACGCCGCCGAAGGGCCGATGCCGCAGACGAAATTCGTCGTCGGCAAGGCGCTCAAGGTCGGTCTGAAGCCGATCGTCGCGATCAACAAGATCGACCGGCCCGATGGCCGCCATGACGAGGTGCTGGACGAGATCTTCGATCTTTTCGCCAATCTCGATGCCAATGAAGAGCAGCTCGACTTCCCGGTCCTCTACGGCTCCGGCCGCGATGGCTGGATGGCCGCCGAACCGGACGGCCCGAAAGAGGACCTGTCGCCGCTCTTCGACCTCGTCCTGAAGCATGTGCCGGAGCCGACCACCGAGGCCGGCCCCTTCCGCATGATCGGCACGATCCTCGAAGCCAACCCCTTTCTTGGCCGCATCATCACCGGGCGCATCGCCTCGGGCACGCTCAAGCCGAACCAGCCGGTCAAGGTGCTGCACCATGACGGCAAGCTGCTGGAAACGGGCCGCATCTCGAAAATCCTCGGCTTCCGCGGCCTGGAGCGCCAGCCGATCGACAGCGCCGAGGCGGGCGACATCGTCGCAATCGCCGGCCTTTCCGAGGGCACCGTCGCCGACACCTTCTGCGATCCGTCCGTCAGCGAGCCGCTGGAAGCCCAGCCCATCGATCCGCCGACCGTGACCATGAGCTTCATCGTCAACGATTCGCCGCTGGCCGGCACCGAGGGCGACAAGGTGACGAGCCGCGTCATCCGCGATCGCCTCTTCAAGGAGGCCGAAGGCAATGTCGCGCTGAAGATCGAGGAAGCGGAAGACAAGGACAGTTTCTACGTCTCCGGCCGCGGCGAATTGCAGCTCGCCGTGCTCATCGAGACCATGCGCCGCGAAGGCTTCGAACTGGCCGTCTCCCGCCCGCGCGTCGTCATGCACAATGACGAGGCCGGCAATCTGATGGAGCCAATCGAAGAGGTCGTGATCGACGTCGACGAGGAATATGCCGGCACGGTCGTCCAGAAGATGAGCGAGCGGAAGGGCGACATGATCGAGCTGCGCCCCAGTGGCGGCGGGCGCCAGCGCCTCGTCTTCCACGCGCCGACGCGCGGCCTGATCGGCTATCAGAGCGAACTGCTCACCGATACGCGCGGCACGGCCATCATGAACCGCCTGTTCCACGAATATGCGCCCCATCGCGGGCCGATCGGCGGGCGCGTGCAGGGCGTTCTCATCAGCAACGACAATGGCGAAGCCGCCGCCTACGCCCTCTTCAACCTGGAAGATCGCGGCCCGATGGTCATCGAGGCCGGCGAGAAGGTCTATCAGGGCATGATTATCGGCATCCACACCCGCGACAACGATCTCGAGGTGAATGTGCTGAAGGGCAAGAAGCTGACGAACATGCGCGCCTCCGGCAAGGATGAGGCGGTCAAGCTGACCCCGCCCATCCGTATGACGCTGGAACGCGCCCTCTCATGGATTCAGGATGACGAGCTGGTCGAGGTGACGCCGAAGAATATCCGCCTCAGAAAGCTCTATCTGGATAGCCACGAGCGCAAGCGCTTCGAAAAATCCGCCAAGGCGGGCTAA
- a CDS encoding YqaA family protein — MEVSAMLGLLASAFLGATLLPGASEAVLVGLLAAGEGSAAMLVGVATLGNVLGSCVNFVCGRFLLHFSDRRWFPVSPAALTRYSRFYRRYGIWTLLLSWMPIIGDPLTVLAGAARTPLTFFLVLVTAGKLARYALLAALTVEYVDSAALVAG; from the coding sequence ATGGAAGTTTCGGCTATGCTTGGCCTGTTGGCCTCAGCCTTTTTGGGCGCGACGCTGCTGCCGGGCGCGTCGGAGGCGGTGCTCGTCGGGCTATTGGCGGCTGGCGAGGGGAGCGCTGCCATGCTGGTCGGCGTTGCGACGCTCGGCAATGTGCTGGGCTCGTGCGTGAACTTTGTGTGCGGGCGATTTCTGCTGCACTTTTCCGACCGGCGGTGGTTCCCCGTCTCGCCTGCGGCGCTGACGCGCTACAGCCGGTTCTACCGGCGCTATGGCATCTGGACGCTGCTGCTGAGCTGGATGCCGATCATCGGCGATCCGCTGACGGTGCTGGCCGGCGCGGCGCGGACGCCGCTAACCTTCTTTCTGGTGCTTGTGACCGCCGGCAAACTGGCGCGCTATGCGCTACTGGCCGCGCTGACCGTGGAATATGTGGACAGCGCGGCACTCGTTGCCGGTTAG
- a CDS encoding WYL domain-containing protein, translated as MLEELLSAAKECRPVEFEYDGLKRVVEIHVIGRSRTGDLILFGWQVAGNSSSGNLGWRYFRLSKIEQCSSIGGRSGAPRPDFLGAPAIVEIIYEIY; from the coding sequence ATGCTTGAAGAACTTCTATCGGCGGCGAAGGAGTGCAGGCCTGTTGAATTCGAATATGATGGCTTAAAAAGAGTCGTCGAAATCCATGTGATCGGCCGATCACGCACAGGCGATTTAATATTGTTTGGTTGGCAAGTGGCGGGCAATTCTAGCAGTGGGAATCTAGGTTGGCGGTATTTTCGTTTGTCGAAGATCGAGCAGTGTTCTTCCATTGGCGGACGTTCAGGGGCGCCGCGCCCGGATTTCTTGGGCGCTCCAGCAATCGTCGAGATCATATACGAAATTTATTAG